One stretch of Nocardioides perillae DNA includes these proteins:
- a CDS encoding NADH:flavin oxidoreductase/NADH oxidase family protein, protein MTALDEPLTLPCGQVLPNRLVKSALSEALGTADHAPDARLERLYRRWSSGGYGLVVTGNVMVDRTQLGEPGNVVVEDDRHLPALARWASAAKAGGTPVWVQVNHPGRQANLLALRTRPVAPSAVAVGLPGATTPRALTSAEVEELVERFATTAEVCERAGFDGVQVHAAHGYLVAQFLSPLSNLRDDEWGGDPERRMRFLLEVVRAVRRRVSPGFAVGVKLNSADFQRGGFSEEESAGVVEALSREGLDLLEVSGGSYESPAMMGTAAASTRAREAYFLEYAATVRERAGGVPLAVTGGFRSREAMAGAVAAGECDVVGLGRPTVTTPDAAAQVLDGRTDRLVAHRLASGLPGVARRVVDVKALDGAMDLSWHTDQLHRLGAGLEPDLDRGRLATAVAMLRRNGRGALRKRG, encoded by the coding sequence ATGACCGCCCTCGACGAGCCGCTCACCCTGCCCTGCGGGCAGGTCCTCCCCAACCGGCTGGTGAAGTCGGCGCTCAGCGAGGCGCTCGGCACCGCCGACCACGCGCCCGACGCGCGCCTCGAGCGGCTCTACCGCCGCTGGAGCAGCGGCGGCTACGGCCTGGTCGTGACCGGCAACGTCATGGTCGACCGCACCCAGCTCGGCGAGCCGGGCAACGTCGTGGTCGAGGACGACCGCCACCTGCCGGCCCTCGCCCGGTGGGCCAGCGCGGCGAAGGCGGGCGGCACCCCGGTGTGGGTGCAGGTCAACCACCCCGGCCGCCAGGCCAACCTCCTCGCGCTGCGCACGCGCCCGGTGGCGCCGAGCGCGGTGGCGGTGGGGCTGCCGGGCGCGACGACGCCGCGGGCGCTGACCTCCGCGGAGGTCGAGGAGCTCGTGGAGCGCTTCGCGACGACCGCCGAGGTGTGCGAGCGGGCGGGCTTCGACGGCGTCCAGGTGCACGCGGCCCACGGCTACCTGGTGGCGCAGTTCCTCTCGCCGCTGTCCAACCTGCGCGACGACGAGTGGGGCGGTGACCCCGAGCGGCGCATGCGCTTCCTGCTCGAGGTGGTGCGCGCCGTGCGTCGTCGGGTCTCGCCCGGCTTCGCCGTGGGCGTGAAGCTGAACTCGGCCGACTTCCAGCGCGGCGGCTTCAGCGAGGAGGAGTCGGCCGGCGTCGTCGAGGCGCTCTCGCGCGAGGGCCTCGACCTGCTGGAGGTCAGCGGCGGCAGCTACGAGTCGCCGGCGATGATGGGCACCGCGGCCGCGTCGACGCGGGCGCGTGAGGCCTACTTCCTCGAGTACGCCGCCACCGTGCGCGAGCGCGCCGGCGGCGTGCCGCTGGCGGTCACCGGGGGCTTCCGCAGCCGGGAGGCCATGGCTGGCGCGGTCGCGGCGGGGGAGTGCGACGTCGTCGGGCTCGGCCGACCCACCGTCACGACCCCCGACGCCGCCGCGCAGGTGCTGGACGGGCGCACCGACCGGCTGGTGGCGCACCGCCTCGCCTCGGGCCTGCCGGGCGTCGCGCGCCGCGTGGTCGACGTTAAGGCGCTCGACGGCGCGATGGACCTCAGCTGGCACACCGACCAGCTCCACCGCCTCGGCGCGGGCCTCGAGCCCGACCTCGACCGCGGCCGCCTCGCCACCGCCGTCGCGATGCTGCGCCGCAACGGCCGGGGTGCCCTGCGCAAGCGCGGCTGA
- a CDS encoding DUF1330 domain-containing protein, whose protein sequence is MAIDPRGKDLKAFLEADPEAPVVMLNLLRFADGGRAQYDDYLRHFRGHAESRGAEVLYFGTGDTPLVAEAGQEWDAVLLVRYPTRRSFSEMVADPAYQEGAALRSGALVEAVLQPTVPAAL, encoded by the coding sequence ATGGCCATCGACCCCCGCGGCAAGGACCTGAAGGCGTTCCTCGAGGCAGACCCCGAGGCACCCGTCGTGATGCTCAACCTCCTGCGCTTCGCCGACGGCGGCCGCGCACAGTACGACGACTACCTGCGCCACTTCCGCGGCCACGCGGAGTCGCGCGGCGCCGAGGTCCTCTACTTCGGCACCGGCGACACCCCGCTCGTCGCGGAGGCCGGCCAGGAGTGGGACGCCGTGCTGCTGGTGCGCTACCCCACGCGCCGCAGCTTCAGCGAGATGGTGGCCGACCCGGCCTACCAGGAGGGTGCGGCCTTGCGCAGCGGGGCGCTCGTCGAGGCCGTGCTGCAGCCGACGGTGCCCGCCGCCCTCTGA
- a CDS encoding DUF421 domain-containing protein produces MWWTSWDAVVRIVLVGAAGYAALVLLLRVSGKRTLAKLNAFDFVVTVALGSTLATLLLDQKTSWTDGVVALALLVLLQLLVALLTTWWEATRGVVTAQPTLLLADGSVRRDVLRRNRISESELRQAVRSSGQGDLGSLAAVVLETDGTMSVVPLSAAGDRSALADLDQATLAHLRAVTDR; encoded by the coding sequence ATGTGGTGGACATCGTGGGACGCCGTCGTGCGGATCGTGCTGGTCGGAGCCGCGGGGTACGCCGCGCTGGTGCTGCTCCTGCGCGTCTCCGGCAAGCGGACCCTGGCCAAGCTGAACGCCTTCGACTTCGTCGTCACGGTCGCGCTGGGCTCGACCCTCGCCACCCTGCTGCTGGACCAGAAGACGTCGTGGACCGACGGCGTCGTCGCGCTCGCCCTCCTCGTGCTGCTGCAGCTGCTCGTCGCGCTGCTGACCACCTGGTGGGAGGCCACCCGGGGCGTCGTCACGGCGCAGCCGACGCTGCTCCTGGCCGACGGCTCGGTGCGTCGAGACGTGCTGCGTCGCAACCGGATCAGCGAGTCCGAGCTGCGGCAGGCCGTGCGGTCGAGCGGGCAGGGCGACCTCGGCTCGCTCGCGGCCGTCGTGCTCGAGACCGACGGCACGATGAGCGTGGTGCCGCTCTCCGCTGCCGGTGACCGGTCAGCCCTGGCCGACCTCGACCAGGCCACCCTCGCGCACCTGCGAGCGGTCACCGACCGCTGA
- the glnA gene encoding type I glutamate--ammonia ligase codes for MFANSDELLKYLKDEGVEMVDVRFCDLPGVMQHFTVPVSSFDQSVFDDGLGFDGSSIRGFQAIHESDMQLFPDPTTAYIDPFRVAKTLVVNFFIHDPLTGEAYSRDPRNIARKAMAYLASTGIGDKAYFAPEAEFYVFDNVRFETNAHSGFYHIDSEAGAWNSGAEGDNRGYKVKYKGGYFPVAPYDHFGELRDEMVIELEKTGLQVERAHHEVGTAGQAEINYKFDELLKAADDVMKFKYIVKNVAWRNGKTATFMPKPIFGDNGSGMHCHQSIWNGGEPLFYDETGYGGLSDMARYYIGGILKHAPSLLAFTNPTVNSYHRLVPGFEAPISLVYSQRNRSACVRIPITGSNPKAKRIEFRCPDPSANPYLAFSALLLAGLDGIKNKIEPAAPIDKDIYELPPDEMADIAQVPTSLGAVLDNLERDHDFLTVGNVFTPDLIETWIDYKRTNEIMPVQLRPHPHEFELYYDI; via the coding sequence ATGTTCGCGAACAGCGACGAGCTGCTGAAGTACCTCAAGGACGAGGGCGTCGAGATGGTCGACGTCCGCTTCTGCGACCTGCCCGGCGTGATGCAGCACTTCACGGTGCCGGTCTCGTCCTTCGACCAGTCCGTCTTCGACGACGGCCTCGGCTTCGACGGCTCCTCGATCCGCGGCTTCCAGGCCATCCACGAGTCCGACATGCAGCTCTTCCCGGACCCGACCACGGCCTACATCGACCCCTTCCGCGTCGCCAAGACCCTCGTCGTCAACTTCTTCATCCACGACCCGCTGACGGGCGAGGCCTACTCCCGCGACCCGCGCAACATCGCCCGCAAGGCGATGGCCTACCTCGCCAGCACCGGCATCGGCGACAAGGCCTACTTCGCCCCCGAGGCGGAGTTCTACGTCTTCGACAACGTGCGCTTCGAGACCAACGCGCACTCGGGCTTCTACCACATCGACTCCGAGGCCGGCGCCTGGAACAGCGGCGCCGAGGGCGACAACCGCGGCTACAAGGTGAAGTACAAGGGCGGCTACTTCCCCGTGGCCCCCTACGACCACTTCGGCGAGCTGCGCGACGAGATGGTCATCGAGCTGGAGAAGACCGGCCTGCAGGTCGAGCGTGCCCACCACGAGGTCGGCACCGCGGGCCAGGCCGAGATCAACTACAAGTTCGACGAGCTGCTCAAGGCCGCCGACGACGTCATGAAGTTCAAGTACATCGTCAAGAACGTCGCCTGGCGCAACGGCAAGACCGCGACCTTCATGCCCAAGCCGATCTTCGGTGACAACGGCTCCGGCATGCACTGCCACCAGTCGATCTGGAACGGCGGCGAGCCGCTGTTCTACGACGAGACCGGCTACGGCGGGCTCTCGGACATGGCGCGCTACTACATCGGCGGCATCCTCAAGCACGCGCCGTCGCTGCTGGCCTTCACCAACCCGACGGTGAACTCCTACCACCGCCTGGTGCCGGGCTTCGAGGCGCCGATCTCGCTGGTCTACTCCCAGCGCAACCGCTCCGCCTGCGTGCGCATCCCGATCACCGGGTCGAACCCCAAGGCGAAGCGCATCGAGTTCCGCTGCCCCGACCCGTCGGCCAACCCCTACCTGGCCTTCTCGGCGCTGCTGCTCGCCGGCCTCGACGGCATCAAGAACAAGATCGAGCCGGCCGCCCCGATCGACAAGGACATCTACGAGCTGCCGCCGGACGAGATGGCCGACATCGCCCAGGTCCCCACCTCCCTGGGCGCCGTGCTCGACAACCTCGAGCGCGACCACGACTTCCTCACCGTCGGCAACGTCTTCACCCCCGACCTGATCGAGACGTGGATCGACTACAAGCGCACCAACGAGATCATGCCCGTGCAGCTGCGTCCGCACCCGCACGAGTTCGAGCTCTACTACGACATCTGA
- a CDS encoding RDD family protein, translated as MSPAQVPWQLETATWPRRAGALLVDWLAAVLVVIAVTGLDGYLDDRASGFYVMAVYWLQASLFTALAGGSFGQLATRLRVVRQAPDGTLTSLPVLPSLLRHALVLLVIPPLVFRPDGRGLHDLATRSGAVTLAALRAGTGR; from the coding sequence GTGAGCCCGGCGCAGGTGCCGTGGCAGCTCGAGACCGCGACCTGGCCCCGGCGCGCGGGTGCACTGCTGGTCGACTGGCTCGCCGCCGTCCTGGTCGTCATCGCGGTGACGGGCCTCGACGGCTACCTCGACGACCGGGCGAGCGGCTTCTACGTCATGGCGGTCTACTGGCTCCAGGCCTCGCTCTTCACCGCGCTCGCCGGCGGCTCCTTCGGCCAGCTCGCCACCCGGCTGCGGGTCGTGCGCCAGGCCCCCGACGGCACGCTGACGTCGCTGCCGGTGCTGCCCAGCCTGCTGCGCCACGCGCTGGTGCTCCTGGTCATCCCGCCGCTCGTCTTCCGCCCCGACGGTCGCGGCCTGCACGACCTGGCCACCCGCAGCGGCGCGGTGACCCTCGCCGCGCTGCGCGCCGGCACCGGTCGCTGA
- a CDS encoding DUF4191 domain-containing protein: MSTPAPGSDLNRRQQIAQTYRMTKRTDPRIGLWVLGAALLGGLIGWFLFWLLPGSGVVGLVFQVVGAFFGALIGGLVVFGRRAQRAAYAQIEGQRGAAAAALQTLRRGWKVDPVVAFTKQQDVVHRVVGPPGIVLVGEGNHHRLRTLMTAERRKHERVVAETPVHEVVAGSGEGEVPIPKLVRHVQKLGKGVKGPQLTEVLGRLRALDANRSSVPLPKGPVPQNMKGMRQNMRGR, from the coding sequence ATGTCGACCCCCGCGCCCGGCAGCGACCTGAACCGCCGCCAGCAGATCGCCCAGACCTACCGGATGACGAAGCGGACCGACCCCCGCATCGGGCTGTGGGTGCTCGGCGCGGCCCTGCTCGGCGGGCTCATCGGCTGGTTCCTCTTCTGGCTGCTGCCCGGCTCCGGCGTCGTCGGCCTGGTCTTCCAGGTCGTGGGCGCCTTCTTCGGCGCGCTCATCGGCGGCCTCGTCGTCTTCGGCCGCCGGGCCCAGCGCGCGGCGTACGCCCAGATCGAGGGGCAGCGCGGCGCCGCGGCGGCCGCGCTGCAGACGTTGCGGCGCGGGTGGAAGGTCGACCCGGTCGTGGCGTTCACCAAGCAGCAGGACGTCGTGCACCGCGTCGTGGGTCCCCCGGGCATCGTGCTCGTCGGTGAGGGCAACCACCACCGCCTGCGCACCCTCATGACCGCCGAGCGCCGCAAGCACGAGCGCGTGGTCGCCGAGACCCCGGTGCACGAGGTCGTCGCCGGCAGCGGCGAGGGCGAGGTGCCGATCCCCAAGCTCGTGCGCCACGTCCAGAAGCTCGGCAAGGGCGTCAAGGGCCCGCAGCTCACCGAGGTGCTGGGCCGGCTGCGCGCGCTCGACGCGAACCGCTCCTCCGTGCCGCTGCCCAAGGGCCCCGTGCCGCAGAACATGAAGGGCATGCGCCAGAACATGCGCGGCCGGTGA
- the lipA gene encoding lipoyl synthase: MSATNVTPDGRRLLRLEVRNAETPIERKPEWIKTRAKMGPEYKHLQGLVKSEGLHTVCQEAGCPNIFECWEDREATFLIGGDQCTRRCDFCQIDTGKPQALDRDEPRRVAESVQQMGLRYATITGVARDDLEDGGAWLYAETVRAIHELNPGTGVENLIPDFNGKPDLLGEVFESRPEVLAHNVETVPRIFKRIRPAFRYERSLDVITQARDFGLVTKSNLILGMGETREEVSQALRDLHEAGCELITITQYLRPSVRHHPVERWVKPEEFVELKDEADQIGFSGVLSGPLVRSSYRAGRLYTQAMAARGEDVTLDGGRSGVADRVEAVVGGAATTA; encoded by the coding sequence GTGAGCGCCACCAACGTGACCCCTGACGGTCGTCGCCTCCTCCGGCTCGAGGTGCGCAACGCGGAGACCCCGATCGAGCGCAAGCCGGAGTGGATCAAGACCCGGGCCAAGATGGGCCCCGAGTACAAGCACCTCCAGGGCCTGGTGAAGTCCGAGGGACTCCACACGGTCTGCCAGGAAGCCGGCTGCCCCAACATCTTCGAGTGCTGGGAGGACCGCGAGGCGACCTTCCTCATCGGTGGTGACCAGTGCACCCGCCGCTGCGACTTCTGCCAGATCGACACCGGCAAGCCGCAGGCCCTCGACCGCGACGAGCCGCGTCGCGTGGCCGAGTCGGTGCAGCAGATGGGGCTGCGCTACGCCACCATCACCGGCGTCGCCCGCGACGACCTCGAGGACGGCGGCGCCTGGCTCTACGCCGAGACCGTGCGCGCGATCCACGAGCTCAACCCCGGCACCGGCGTCGAGAACCTCATCCCCGACTTCAACGGCAAGCCCGACCTGCTGGGCGAGGTCTTCGAGTCGCGCCCCGAGGTGCTCGCCCACAACGTCGAGACCGTGCCGCGGATCTTCAAGCGCATCCGCCCCGCCTTCCGCTACGAGCGCTCGCTCGACGTGATCACGCAGGCCCGCGACTTCGGCCTGGTGACGAAGTCCAACCTCATCCTCGGCATGGGCGAGACCCGCGAGGAGGTCAGCCAGGCGCTGCGCGACCTCCACGAGGCCGGCTGCGAGCTGATCACCATCACGCAGTACCTCCGGCCCTCGGTGCGCCACCACCCCGTCGAGCGGTGGGTGAAGCCCGAGGAGTTCGTCGAACTGAAGGACGAGGCCGACCAGATCGGCTTCTCCGGGGTGCTCTCGGGCCCGCTCGTGCGCTCGTCCTACCGCGCCGGCCGGCTCTACACCCAGGCGATGGCCGCCCGCGGCGAGGACGTCACCCTCGACGGCGGCCGCTCCGGCGTCGCCGACCGCGTCGAGGCCGTGGTCGGCGGCGCGGCCACGACCGCGTAG
- a CDS encoding ATP-binding cassette domain-containing protein has translation MHTGELAVEAQGLRKVYRTTRGPRIAVDGLDLAVPRGGVHGFLGPNGSGKTTTLRMLLGLARPTGGTMALLGQRVPDRLPQVVHRVGAVVESPKFSPGLTGRQNLLLLARAVGVADSRVDAAVETVGLTERARDRYRGYSLGMRQRLAIAATLLRDPDLLVLDEPTNGLDPAGIRSVRDTVRDLGERGVTVLVSSHVLAEVQQVCTGVTILDRGRVVATGPVAELLSEAAGGRHEVLVDDPEAALRLLLPAGYAARAADPPGTVVVDGVADPAALTRTLGEGGVWLRGLRREQVDLESVFLGLTGGSPAPLARPGTGGSAGRTTTEEQR, from the coding sequence GTGCACACCGGGGAGCTGGCCGTCGAGGCGCAGGGGCTGCGCAAGGTCTACCGCACCACCCGCGGGCCGCGGATCGCCGTCGACGGCCTCGACCTGGCCGTCCCCCGCGGTGGCGTGCACGGCTTCCTCGGCCCCAACGGGTCGGGCAAGACGACCACCCTGCGCATGCTGCTCGGCCTCGCCCGGCCCACCGGCGGCACGATGGCGCTGCTCGGCCAGCGCGTGCCCGACCGGCTGCCGCAGGTCGTGCACCGCGTCGGCGCCGTGGTGGAGTCGCCGAAGTTCTCCCCCGGCCTCACCGGCCGGCAGAACCTCCTGCTCCTCGCGCGCGCGGTGGGCGTCGCCGACTCCCGGGTGGACGCGGCCGTCGAGACCGTGGGGCTCACCGAGCGCGCCCGCGACCGCTACCGCGGCTACTCGCTCGGCATGCGCCAGCGGCTCGCCATCGCCGCGACGCTGCTGCGCGACCCCGACCTGCTCGTCCTCGACGAGCCGACCAACGGCCTCGACCCCGCGGGCATCCGCTCGGTGCGCGACACCGTCCGCGACCTGGGCGAGCGCGGCGTCACCGTCCTGGTCAGCTCCCACGTGCTCGCCGAGGTGCAGCAGGTCTGCACCGGCGTGACCATCCTCGACCGCGGTCGCGTCGTCGCGACCGGCCCGGTCGCCGAGCTGCTGAGCGAGGCCGCGGGCGGCCGCCACGAGGTCCTCGTCGACGACCCCGAGGCGGCCCTGCGCCTGCTGCTCCCCGCCGGGTACGCCGCGCGCGCGGCCGACCCGCCCGGCACCGTGGTGGTCGACGGCGTGGCGGACCCTGCCGCCCTGACCCGCACCCTCGGCGAGGGCGGGGTGTGGCTGCGCGGGCTGCGCCGCGAGCAGGTCGACCTCGAGAGCGTCTTCCTCGGCCTCACCGGGGGCTCCCCGGCACCCCTGGCCCGGCCGGGGACCGGGGGCTCAGCGGGCAGGACCACGACGGAGGAGCAGCGGTGA